One Micromonospora sp. FIMYZ51 genomic window carries:
- a CDS encoding MarR family transcriptional regulator produces MNEVPERLAVKPSWLITQLAVHVRRLVSDGFAAADARGYHYRILAALHEFGPSSQADLGRRCRIDRSDVVAAVNELVEQGSVDRTPDPEHGRRNKVALTEPGRRQLRRIDQVLDQVQDELLAPLSAQDRQTLTRLLRQLLARHEPA; encoded by the coding sequence ATGAACGAGGTCCCGGAGCGCCTGGCGGTGAAGCCGAGCTGGCTGATCACCCAGTTGGCCGTGCACGTTCGCCGGCTGGTGTCCGACGGATTCGCCGCCGCCGACGCACGCGGATACCACTACCGGATTCTGGCCGCGCTGCACGAGTTCGGGCCGTCCAGCCAGGCCGACCTGGGCCGCCGCTGCCGCATCGACCGCAGCGACGTCGTGGCGGCCGTCAACGAACTGGTCGAGCAGGGCTCCGTCGACCGGACACCGGATCCGGAGCACGGACGACGCAACAAGGTGGCCCTGACCGAGCCCGGTCGACGGCAACTGCGGCGGATTGACCAGGTGCTCGACCAGGTTCAGGACGAGTTGCTCGCGCCACTGTCGGCCCAGGACCGGCAGACGCTGACCCGCCTGCTCCGTCAACTCCTCGCCCGGCACGAACCGGCGTGA
- a CDS encoding sigma-70 family RNA polymerase sigma factor: MSASASAGRDGVRADLEQVFRAVYPRVVGVAARVLGSRTEAEDVAQEVFLAFGRSSVPAGQAAGWLSVAAAHTALNQVRSRRRRTAREQIAGDSDDVCPDVADAVVTLDERRRVRAALARLPRRQAVALVLRHSGLSYAEVAVALELSPGSVGTTVRRAESALRKELNGHASSE; the protein is encoded by the coding sequence GTGAGCGCTTCGGCCTCGGCCGGTCGCGACGGCGTCCGCGCCGACCTCGAACAGGTGTTTCGTGCCGTCTATCCGCGCGTAGTCGGGGTCGCGGCCCGGGTGCTCGGCTCCCGTACCGAGGCCGAGGACGTGGCCCAGGAGGTGTTCCTGGCGTTCGGGCGCTCCTCGGTGCCGGCGGGGCAGGCAGCGGGTTGGCTCTCGGTCGCGGCGGCGCACACCGCCCTGAACCAGGTCCGGTCACGTCGCCGCCGCACCGCCCGGGAGCAGATCGCCGGCGACTCCGACGACGTCTGCCCCGACGTCGCCGACGCGGTGGTGACCCTCGACGAGCGCCGCCGGGTGCGCGCGGCGCTGGCCCGGCTGCCGCGCCGGCAGGCCGTGGCCCTCGTGCTGCGGCACAGCGGTCTGAGCTACGCCGAGGTCGCGGTCGCTCTCGAACTTTCCCCCGGCAGCGTGGGCACCACCGTACGACGCGCCGAGTCCGCCCTACGGAAGGAGTTGAACGGTCATGCGTCATCCGAATGA
- a CDS encoding VOC family protein — translation MSSAELPPPSPVRQLRLVVAADDYEAAVRFFRDVLGLPEQAAYSGDGDARVVILEAGRATLEIANPAQRRMIDDVEVGRQVAPQIRVAFEVDDTAATTERLVAAGATQVAPPTTTPWQSVNARLDAPAGLHITVFQELRTPDERAALDGFGTESA, via the coding sequence GTGAGTTCTGCTGAGCTGCCCCCGCCGTCGCCGGTACGCCAGTTGCGGCTGGTGGTGGCGGCCGACGACTACGAGGCGGCGGTCCGGTTCTTCCGCGACGTGCTCGGCCTGCCGGAACAGGCGGCGTACTCCGGTGACGGCGACGCCCGGGTGGTGATCCTGGAGGCCGGGCGGGCCACGCTGGAGATCGCCAACCCGGCGCAGCGGCGGATGATCGACGACGTCGAGGTGGGCCGGCAGGTCGCGCCGCAGATCCGGGTGGCCTTCGAGGTGGACGACACCGCCGCCACCACCGAGCGACTGGTGGCGGCGGGCGCCACCCAGGTCGCGCCGCCGACCACCACCCCGTGGCAGTCGGTGAACGCCCGCCTGGACGCGCCGGCCGGCCTGCACATCACCGTCTTTCAGGAGTTGCGTACGCCCGACGAGCGCGCCGCGCTCGACGGCTTCGGCACCGAGTCCGCGTAG
- a CDS encoding ABC transporter ATP-binding protein, which yields MSAGPTAALGDAAGTTGPAGAQVERLLAELPPSPAVWCSGLRKRYRRRTAVDGVSFTVGRGEVVGLLGPNGAGKTSVIKMLLGLVRPDAGEVLLLGRPGRDPRARSRVGYLPELFRYQPWLTAAEVLALHVRLAGAVVPQRTRDECLAAVGLADRAGDRVGGFSKGMQQRLGLAVALVAGPELVILDEPTSALDPLGRADVRDLLLSLRARGVAVLLNSHLIGEVERVCDRVVVLDKGRVAAAGTLAELLGRRELRLRLDGVDARAQARLAAAGEVTDTAGTFTVTLPADPDPATVPDLVADLVALGVRVHAVEPGRISLEERLLDILRTGGDR from the coding sequence GTGAGCGCCGGCCCCACCGCCGCGCTCGGCGACGCGGCCGGCACTACCGGTCCGGCCGGGGCGCAGGTCGAGCGGTTGCTCGCCGAGTTGCCCCCCTCCCCCGCCGTGTGGTGCTCGGGCCTGCGCAAGCGGTACCGGCGGCGGACCGCCGTCGACGGGGTGTCCTTCACCGTCGGCCGGGGTGAGGTGGTGGGCCTGCTCGGACCCAACGGAGCCGGCAAGACAAGCGTCATCAAGATGCTGCTCGGTCTCGTCCGGCCCGATGCCGGGGAGGTGCTGCTGCTCGGGCGCCCGGGCCGGGATCCCCGGGCCCGCAGCCGCGTCGGCTACCTGCCGGAGCTGTTCCGCTACCAACCGTGGCTCACCGCGGCGGAGGTGCTGGCGCTGCACGTACGGCTGGCCGGCGCGGTGGTGCCGCAGCGGACGCGCGACGAGTGCCTGGCCGCGGTCGGCCTCGCCGACCGGGCGGGCGACCGGGTGGGTGGCTTCTCCAAGGGCATGCAGCAGCGACTCGGGCTGGCCGTCGCGCTGGTGGCCGGTCCGGAACTGGTGATCCTCGACGAGCCGACCAGCGCCCTGGATCCGCTCGGCCGCGCCGACGTGCGGGACCTGCTGCTGTCCCTCCGCGCCCGGGGGGTGGCCGTGCTGCTCAACTCGCACCTGATCGGCGAGGTCGAGCGGGTCTGCGACCGGGTCGTCGTGCTGGACAAGGGGCGGGTCGCCGCCGCCGGCACCCTGGCGGAGCTGCTGGGCCGCCGCGAGCTGCGGCTACGGCTCGACGGGGTGGACGCGCGGGCGCAGGCCCGGTTGGCCGCCGCTGGCGAGGTCACCGACACCGCCGGCACCTTCACCGTCACGCTGCCCGCCGATCCGGATCCCGCCACCGTGCCGGACCTCGTCGCCGACCTGGTCGCCCTCGGGGTACGCGTGCACGCCGTCGAGCCGGGACGGATCAGCCTCGAGGAACGGCTGTTGGACATCCTGCGTACCGGAGGTGACCGGTGA
- a CDS encoding nuclear transport factor 2 family protein: MSAATQIADRVDIAELFARLANLLDDDRVDDAHTVYRADVVARSPRGAELYGLDQVVAHLKRSRVEGERTQHVHGDVLVHVDGDHATATANQVVYFYRDGAPPHRTSGLRTACTAVRTPVGWRFSTIDITLAWMRES; the protein is encoded by the coding sequence GTGTCCGCTGCGACCCAGATCGCCGACCGTGTCGACATCGCCGAACTCTTCGCCCGCTTGGCCAACCTCCTCGACGACGATCGTGTCGACGACGCCCACACCGTCTATCGCGCCGACGTCGTGGCGCGCTCGCCGCGCGGTGCCGAGTTGTACGGCCTTGACCAGGTCGTCGCGCACCTGAAGCGGAGCCGAGTCGAGGGGGAGCGTACTCAGCACGTGCACGGTGACGTGCTGGTGCACGTCGACGGCGACCACGCGACGGCCACCGCGAACCAGGTGGTGTACTTCTACCGCGACGGTGCGCCACCGCACCGGACGAGCGGCCTGCGGACGGCCTGCACCGCCGTGCGGACCCCGGTGGGCTGGCGATTCAGCACGATCGACATCACGCTCGCCTGGATGCGGGAGAGCTGA